A stretch of the Salarias fasciatus chromosome 3, fSalaFa1.1, whole genome shotgun sequence genome encodes the following:
- the LOC115385919 gene encoding protein mono-ADP-ribosyltransferase PARP14-like isoform X2 has protein sequence MEEYKHSLFFEARDMTDKEKDKVRRYFQKRRESGGGECGVIQKLPGNRYVIRFKDKEDQERVLQRKDHTISLPDGEVRLTVSRINPTESPDQPKTSQTQIFTKTNTKRLEKIYHLDGFLLCYMRDNPKAFKYLQKQLSLIGCEMELKCNEEEAVVRGDVDKGLGGAFGGVAEKWEQQVDQIIAYITEEYVCYHVVEVKQVQVLLQDLSFVNEDIKVYRGRGYAVIVGKAETVKERVAILEDYQMNQVMSQDTVNLSNPKFADCFDKILDLTGVKLPNVTLKVSHLPNPCVILSGPHCKVQEAKQALLSALASLTSDTLVLEGTGAQRYYQATGKDSKELVERSFRVIIREQQCVSTPDVKSKQRSSSSPMTLLPRPPVSAHNASSPINKANVAIKLGSLEDEQVNVLVIPMVNKQLTSTQIGNCLLEKAGNALKSKFNSLALNCSLAPGDILQVDGPPSLGCSKIFFIECLPWDGVRGTSVQALGKGLRHCLDLCTQQGFSSLAFPVIGPGILLRYPLSEAVQVLTDAVCGFGSFASSSSLSTIHIIIKPGDPDSDELCRDFYQHLSTSQEIFRSLTSDLDEINIMLGGGIKLRMVFGDITNETTDLVVNTTDFTNFDHDGVCKSILAIAGPEVEAKLKTVTINPKTMVFTKPGRFPCKAILHVCGEKSASRIEKISQMIIKCCEANYYTSVAIPAICAGAGGLQPELVAGAILRGIKSAMTFAHFHTLRNIRIILYKINVFLAFQEEAKQIFSTAEYCTGALPKTQQQEHRLSASADLSILSNSPESQSAFLFLGLSRKTVDDAMAKLKDLYQNQCSTHTFRKEELHSLVQDDVTELMKLIETQGLYIQNNQSGDLSVSGLKDGVTQAVMAFNAILHGNLKREMRVKEEEELFTRVVWCIMSHNRHWERLPKTANYNLEKQDLATGIVDAHGATWTVDLNSMKATNLMVAEPRKLKRLENLPDFTMPLYWDSMAPGENVKVVEVLPSSAEYQALMRAFRKTESKTVMKIERLQNIHLRRAYQVQKKHISEKNKQDGGVRETFLFHGTTKDSCNSIMKTGFNRRFCGQNGTAYGAGVYFAVKASYSANPRYSKPAADKSQVMFVARVLTGIYTQGNSSMNVPPPRDSQQPHDRFDSVVDRMDKPQMYIVFHDNQAYPEYLITFKS, from the exons ATGGAAGAATAcaaacattcattgttttttgaaGCAAGAGACATGACTGACAAGGAAAAGGACAAGGTGAGAAGATACTTTCAGAAGAGAagagagtctggaggaggtgaatGTGGAGTTATACAGAAACTTCCAGGAAACAGATATGTAATCCGTTTCAAAGACAAAGAAG ACCAGGAAAGGGTTTTGCAGAGAAAGGATCACACCATCTCTCTTCCCGATGGAGAAGTTCGACTGACTGTGAGTCGGATCAATCCAACAGAATCTCCGGATCAACCAAAGACCAGTCAGACACAG attttcacaaaaacaaacacgaaaAGGCTCGAGAAGATTTACCATTTGGATGGTTTCCTCCTGTGTTACATGAGAGACAATCCCAAAGCTTTCAAATATCTCCAAAAACAACTGTCTTTAATTGGCTGTGAGATGGAGTTAAAGTGCAATGAAGAGGAGGCTGTGGTAAGGGGAGATGTGGATAAGGGCCTTGGAGGAGCCTTCGGAGGTGTTGCAGAGAAatgggagcagcaggtggaccAGATCATCGCCTACATTACCGAGGAGTATGTCTGCTATCATGTAGTCGAGGTAAAGCAGGTCCAGGTGTTACTGCAGGATCTGTCTTTTGTGAATGAAGACATCAAGGTGTACAGAGGGAGAGGATACGCTGTGATTGTGGGGAAAGCAGAGACTGTGAAAGAGAGGGTCGCAATCCTTGAAGACTATCAGATGAACCAAGTCATGAGTCAGGATACAGTGAACCTGTCAAATCCTAAATTCGCTGATTGCTTCGATAAAATCTTAGACCTGACTGGTGTCAAGTTACCCAACGTGACTTTAAAAGTCTCTCATTTACCAAATCCTTGTGTGATCCTGTCTGGTCCCCATTGCAAAGTTCAAGAAGCCAAGCAGGCTTTACTTTCAGCTTTGGCTTCTCTGACGTCAGACACGTTGGTTCTGGAAGGCACAGGAGCTCAGCGATACTATCAGGCAACTGGTAAAGACAGCAAGGAGCTGGTAGAGCGCTCCTTCCGGGTTATTATCAGGGAACAGCAATGTGTGTCAACTCCAGAtgtaaaaagcaaacaaagaagctccagcagccccATGACTCTCCTCCCAAGACCTCCAGTTTCCGCTCACAATGCGAGTTCTCCCATCAACAAAGCCAACGTTGCCATCAAGCTTGGTTCTTTGGAAGATGAGCAG GTCAATGTTCTGGTCATCCCCATGGTCAACAAACAGCTGACGTCCACACAGATTGGTAACTGCCTTCTGGAGAAAGCTGGTAATGCACTGAAATCAAAGTTCAACTCTCTGGCGTTGAACTGCAGCCTCGCTCCTGGAGATATTCTGCAGGTTGACGGTCCTCCATCACTGGGCTGCTCAAAGATCTTCTTCATTGAGTGTTTACCTTGGGATGGAGTCAGAGGCACGAGTGTCCAG GCTCTTGGTAAAGGACTCAGACACTGCTTGGATCTATGTACTCAGCAGGGCTTCAGTTCGTTAGCATTTCCTGTTATCGGGCCTGGAATACTGCTAAGATATCCTCTGAGTGAAGCCGTCCAAGTGCTCACTGACGCTGTTTGTGGGTTTGGATCATTTGCATCATCTAGTTCACTCTCCACCATCCACATCATCATCAAACCTGGTGACCCTGACTCAGACGAG CTCTGCCGTGACTTCTACCAACACCTGAGCACGAGCCAAG AGATCTTCAGATCCCTCACCAGTGACCTGGATGAAATTAACATCATGTTGGGAGGTGGAATTAAACTACGGATGGTTTTTGGGGACATCACCAATGAGACTACGGATCTTGTGGTGAACACAACAGATTTCACAAATTTTGACCACG ATGGTGTATGCAAAAGTATCTTAGCTATAGCTGGACCAGAGGTAGAGGCAAAACTTAAAACag TGACAATAAACCCAAAAACCATGGTTTTCACAAAGCCAGGACGGTTCCCCTGCAAAGCCATTTTACACGTGTGTGGAGAGAAGTCCGCCAGCCGCATTGAAAAGATCAGTCAAATGATCATCAAGTGCTGCGAAGCAAACTACTACACTTCTGTAGCAATCCCTGCAATCTGTGCTG GAGCCGGCGGGCTGCAGCCTGAACTCGTGGCAGGAGCAATCCTTCGAGGGATCAAGAGCGCCATGACTTTTGCTCACTTTCACACCCTGCGCAATATTCGCATCATCCTGTATAAGATCAATGTGTTCCTGGCATTTCAGGAGGAAGCCAAGCAGAttttttccactgctgaatATTGCACAG gtGCCCTGCCTAAAACACAGCAACAAGAGCACCGGCTGTCAGCGAGCGCAGACCTCAGCATTCTCAGCAACAGTCCTGAAAGTCAGTCTGCCTTCCTTTTCCTGGGTCTCAGCAGGAAGACCGTTGACGACGCCATGGCGAAGCTGAAAGATCTGTATCAGAACCAGTGCTCCACTCACACCTTCAGAAAAGAGGAACTGCACAGCCTCGTGCAGGACGACGTGACAGAGCTAATGAAGCTGATCGAGACTCAGGGACTGTACATACAAAATAACCAGTCAGGCGACTTATCTGTGAGCGGCCTAAAAGATGGCGTCACCCAGGCGGTGATGGCATTCAATGCAATTCTCCACGGTAACCTCaagagagagatgagagtcaaggaggaagaggaactgTTCACCCGTGTGGTTTGGTGCATCATGAGCCACAATCGTCACTGGGAGAGACTTCCCAAAACTGCAAATTACAATCTGGAAAAACAAGACTTAGCCACGGGAATAGTGGATGCACATGGAGCCACGTGGACGGTAGATCTAAACAGCATGAAGGCCACAAACCTCATGGTCGCAGAGCCCAGGAAGCTCAAACGACTGGAGAACCTGCCAG ACTTCACCATGCCTCTTTACTGGGACAGCATGGCCCCCGGGGAGAACGTGAAGGTGGTGGAAGTGCTGCCTTCCTCTGCAGAGTACCAAGCTTTGATGCGTGCTTTCAGAAAAACTGAGAGCAAGACTGTGATGAAG ATTGAGCGTTTGCAGAACATCCATCTGCGTCGCGCCTACCAAGTCCAGAAGAAGCACATTTCAGAGAAGAACAAGCAGGACGGGGGAGTGAGggaaacatttctgtttcacGGGACCACCAAGGACAGCTGCAACTCCATCATGAAGACCGGCTTTAATCGTCGTTTCTGTGGACAAAATG GAACTGCATATGGTGCTGGTGTTTACTTTGCTGTGAAGGCATCTTACTCAGCGAATCCGCGCTACTCCAAGCCGGCTGCTGACAAGTCTCAGGTCATGTTCGTGGCTCGAGTGCTGACCGGCATCTACACTCAGGGCAACAGCAGCATGAACGTCCCTCCTCCTCGAGACAGCCAGCAGCCCCACGACCGCTTCGACAGCGTGGTGGATCGAATGGACAAACCCCAGATGTACATCGTGTTTCATGACAACCAGGCTTACCCAGAGTATCTCATCACCTTCAAATCTTAA
- the LOC115385919 gene encoding protein mono-ADP-ribosyltransferase PARP14-like isoform X1, which produces MEEYKHSLFFEARDMTDKEKDKVRRYFQKRRESGGGECGVIQKLPGNRYVIRFKDKEDQERVLQRKDHTISLPDGEVRLTVSRINPTESPDQPKTSQTQIFTKTNTKRLEKIYHLDGFLLCYMRDNPKAFKYLQKQLSLIGCEMELKCNEEEAVVRGDVDKGLGGAFGGVAEKWEQQVDQIIAYITEEYVCYHVVEVKQVQVLLQDLSFVNEDIKVYRGRGYAVIVGKAETVKERVAILEDYQMNQVMSQDTVNLSNPKFADCFDKILDLTGVKLPNVTLKVSHLPNPCVILSGPHCKVQEAKQALLSALASLTSDTLVLEGTGAQRYYQATGKDSKELVERSFRVIIREQQCVSTPDVKSKQRSSSSPMTLLPRPPVSAHNASSPINKANVAIKLGSLEDEQVNVLVIPMVNKQLTSTQIGNCLLEKAGNALKSKFNSLALNCSLAPGDILQVDGPPSLGCSKIFFIECLPWDGVRGTSVQALGKGLRHCLDLCTQQGFSSLAFPVIGPGILLRYPLSEAVQVLTDAVCGFGSFASSSSLSTIHIIIKPGDPDSDELCRDFYQHLSTSQGKEEIFRSLTSDLDEINIMLGGGIKLRMVFGDITNETTDLVVNTTDFTNFDHDGVCKSILAIAGPEVEAKLKTVTINPKTMVFTKPGRFPCKAILHVCGEKSASRIEKISQMIIKCCEANYYTSVAIPAICAGAGGLQPELVAGAILRGIKSAMTFAHFHTLRNIRIILYKINVFLAFQEEAKQIFSTAEYCTGALPKTQQQEHRLSASADLSILSNSPESQSAFLFLGLSRKTVDDAMAKLKDLYQNQCSTHTFRKEELHSLVQDDVTELMKLIETQGLYIQNNQSGDLSVSGLKDGVTQAVMAFNAILHGNLKREMRVKEEEELFTRVVWCIMSHNRHWERLPKTANYNLEKQDLATGIVDAHGATWTVDLNSMKATNLMVAEPRKLKRLENLPDFTMPLYWDSMAPGENVKVVEVLPSSAEYQALMRAFRKTESKTVMKIERLQNIHLRRAYQVQKKHISEKNKQDGGVRETFLFHGTTKDSCNSIMKTGFNRRFCGQNGTAYGAGVYFAVKASYSANPRYSKPAADKSQVMFVARVLTGIYTQGNSSMNVPPPRDSQQPHDRFDSVVDRMDKPQMYIVFHDNQAYPEYLITFKS; this is translated from the exons ATGGAAGAATAcaaacattcattgttttttgaaGCAAGAGACATGACTGACAAGGAAAAGGACAAGGTGAGAAGATACTTTCAGAAGAGAagagagtctggaggaggtgaatGTGGAGTTATACAGAAACTTCCAGGAAACAGATATGTAATCCGTTTCAAAGACAAAGAAG ACCAGGAAAGGGTTTTGCAGAGAAAGGATCACACCATCTCTCTTCCCGATGGAGAAGTTCGACTGACTGTGAGTCGGATCAATCCAACAGAATCTCCGGATCAACCAAAGACCAGTCAGACACAG attttcacaaaaacaaacacgaaaAGGCTCGAGAAGATTTACCATTTGGATGGTTTCCTCCTGTGTTACATGAGAGACAATCCCAAAGCTTTCAAATATCTCCAAAAACAACTGTCTTTAATTGGCTGTGAGATGGAGTTAAAGTGCAATGAAGAGGAGGCTGTGGTAAGGGGAGATGTGGATAAGGGCCTTGGAGGAGCCTTCGGAGGTGTTGCAGAGAAatgggagcagcaggtggaccAGATCATCGCCTACATTACCGAGGAGTATGTCTGCTATCATGTAGTCGAGGTAAAGCAGGTCCAGGTGTTACTGCAGGATCTGTCTTTTGTGAATGAAGACATCAAGGTGTACAGAGGGAGAGGATACGCTGTGATTGTGGGGAAAGCAGAGACTGTGAAAGAGAGGGTCGCAATCCTTGAAGACTATCAGATGAACCAAGTCATGAGTCAGGATACAGTGAACCTGTCAAATCCTAAATTCGCTGATTGCTTCGATAAAATCTTAGACCTGACTGGTGTCAAGTTACCCAACGTGACTTTAAAAGTCTCTCATTTACCAAATCCTTGTGTGATCCTGTCTGGTCCCCATTGCAAAGTTCAAGAAGCCAAGCAGGCTTTACTTTCAGCTTTGGCTTCTCTGACGTCAGACACGTTGGTTCTGGAAGGCACAGGAGCTCAGCGATACTATCAGGCAACTGGTAAAGACAGCAAGGAGCTGGTAGAGCGCTCCTTCCGGGTTATTATCAGGGAACAGCAATGTGTGTCAACTCCAGAtgtaaaaagcaaacaaagaagctccagcagccccATGACTCTCCTCCCAAGACCTCCAGTTTCCGCTCACAATGCGAGTTCTCCCATCAACAAAGCCAACGTTGCCATCAAGCTTGGTTCTTTGGAAGATGAGCAG GTCAATGTTCTGGTCATCCCCATGGTCAACAAACAGCTGACGTCCACACAGATTGGTAACTGCCTTCTGGAGAAAGCTGGTAATGCACTGAAATCAAAGTTCAACTCTCTGGCGTTGAACTGCAGCCTCGCTCCTGGAGATATTCTGCAGGTTGACGGTCCTCCATCACTGGGCTGCTCAAAGATCTTCTTCATTGAGTGTTTACCTTGGGATGGAGTCAGAGGCACGAGTGTCCAG GCTCTTGGTAAAGGACTCAGACACTGCTTGGATCTATGTACTCAGCAGGGCTTCAGTTCGTTAGCATTTCCTGTTATCGGGCCTGGAATACTGCTAAGATATCCTCTGAGTGAAGCCGTCCAAGTGCTCACTGACGCTGTTTGTGGGTTTGGATCATTTGCATCATCTAGTTCACTCTCCACCATCCACATCATCATCAAACCTGGTGACCCTGACTCAGACGAG CTCTGCCGTGACTTCTACCAACACCTGAGCACGAGCCAAGGTAAGGAAG AGATCTTCAGATCCCTCACCAGTGACCTGGATGAAATTAACATCATGTTGGGAGGTGGAATTAAACTACGGATGGTTTTTGGGGACATCACCAATGAGACTACGGATCTTGTGGTGAACACAACAGATTTCACAAATTTTGACCACG ATGGTGTATGCAAAAGTATCTTAGCTATAGCTGGACCAGAGGTAGAGGCAAAACTTAAAACag TGACAATAAACCCAAAAACCATGGTTTTCACAAAGCCAGGACGGTTCCCCTGCAAAGCCATTTTACACGTGTGTGGAGAGAAGTCCGCCAGCCGCATTGAAAAGATCAGTCAAATGATCATCAAGTGCTGCGAAGCAAACTACTACACTTCTGTAGCAATCCCTGCAATCTGTGCTG GAGCCGGCGGGCTGCAGCCTGAACTCGTGGCAGGAGCAATCCTTCGAGGGATCAAGAGCGCCATGACTTTTGCTCACTTTCACACCCTGCGCAATATTCGCATCATCCTGTATAAGATCAATGTGTTCCTGGCATTTCAGGAGGAAGCCAAGCAGAttttttccactgctgaatATTGCACAG gtGCCCTGCCTAAAACACAGCAACAAGAGCACCGGCTGTCAGCGAGCGCAGACCTCAGCATTCTCAGCAACAGTCCTGAAAGTCAGTCTGCCTTCCTTTTCCTGGGTCTCAGCAGGAAGACCGTTGACGACGCCATGGCGAAGCTGAAAGATCTGTATCAGAACCAGTGCTCCACTCACACCTTCAGAAAAGAGGAACTGCACAGCCTCGTGCAGGACGACGTGACAGAGCTAATGAAGCTGATCGAGACTCAGGGACTGTACATACAAAATAACCAGTCAGGCGACTTATCTGTGAGCGGCCTAAAAGATGGCGTCACCCAGGCGGTGATGGCATTCAATGCAATTCTCCACGGTAACCTCaagagagagatgagagtcaaggaggaagaggaactgTTCACCCGTGTGGTTTGGTGCATCATGAGCCACAATCGTCACTGGGAGAGACTTCCCAAAACTGCAAATTACAATCTGGAAAAACAAGACTTAGCCACGGGAATAGTGGATGCACATGGAGCCACGTGGACGGTAGATCTAAACAGCATGAAGGCCACAAACCTCATGGTCGCAGAGCCCAGGAAGCTCAAACGACTGGAGAACCTGCCAG ACTTCACCATGCCTCTTTACTGGGACAGCATGGCCCCCGGGGAGAACGTGAAGGTGGTGGAAGTGCTGCCTTCCTCTGCAGAGTACCAAGCTTTGATGCGTGCTTTCAGAAAAACTGAGAGCAAGACTGTGATGAAG ATTGAGCGTTTGCAGAACATCCATCTGCGTCGCGCCTACCAAGTCCAGAAGAAGCACATTTCAGAGAAGAACAAGCAGGACGGGGGAGTGAGggaaacatttctgtttcacGGGACCACCAAGGACAGCTGCAACTCCATCATGAAGACCGGCTTTAATCGTCGTTTCTGTGGACAAAATG GAACTGCATATGGTGCTGGTGTTTACTTTGCTGTGAAGGCATCTTACTCAGCGAATCCGCGCTACTCCAAGCCGGCTGCTGACAAGTCTCAGGTCATGTTCGTGGCTCGAGTGCTGACCGGCATCTACACTCAGGGCAACAGCAGCATGAACGTCCCTCCTCCTCGAGACAGCCAGCAGCCCCACGACCGCTTCGACAGCGTGGTGGATCGAATGGACAAACCCCAGATGTACATCGTGTTTCATGACAACCAGGCTTACCCAGAGTATCTCATCACCTTCAAATCTTAA